The following nucleotide sequence is from Oceanispirochaeta sp. M1.
TGACAGCTGCCAATATCAGGAAAATCTGTGAACTTGGTCAGAAAAAAGGTATCAGATTCCAGTATGAAGGGGCTGCCTGGACACCTATTCACTCCATAGAACAGTGCCGGATGCTGGTTGAAGAAGTGGGAGTAGATAACTTCGGATTCGTTGTTGACTTCTGGCATTTCTGGGCAAGCCGTGGCGGAACTCCTGAGGATATTGCAAAGTTAAACAGCAATATGATTTACGGAGTTCATATTGCAGACGGCTTCAGACCTGCAGAGGGTGAGGCCTGGGTTGATGAAACTCTTCTGAGAGGAGCTCTGCCGGGAGATGGTGAGATCAATATTGCTGAATGGATAGATGCCGTTAAATCTACGGGTTATGACGGGTACTACTCTGGAGAAATCCTCTGTCATAAATTGTGGGAAGCAGATCTGATTGATATTGCTTCTGATACTCTTTCCAGGATGAAAAAGTATTTTTAAACTGCTGCTGAAGAAGCAGATTAAATCGGCCGGAATCTGAATAGATAAGTCAGTTCCGGCTTAAAAAATTGAAAATTGGAGATTCCCATGTTTAATGAAGAAAAAAGATTGGACCGCCCTTACAGATGGGCAATGATAGGTGGCGGACGAGGCAGCCAGATAGGTTATATACATAGATCGTCTGCTCTTCGGGATGGACTGTTTGAACTTGTTGCAGGTGCATTTGATATCAATCCTGAACGGGCAAAGAGTTTCGGTACCGCCATCGGGGTGAATGAAGATCGATGCTATGCGGATTATAAAGAGATGCTTGCCCGTGAAGCTGGTCGGGATGACGGAGTAGAAGTCGTCTCTATTGCTACTCCCAACAAATTTCATTACCAGATGTGTAAAGATTCTCTGGAAGCAGGTCTGCATATTGTCTGTGAAAAACCCCTTTGTTTTACTTCTGCCGAAGCCGAAGAGCTGAAGAAAATTGCAGAAGAAAATAAGCGGATGATCTGTGTCACCTATGGCTATACAGGGCATCAGATGGTTCATCAGGCTCGTAAAATGATCGAAAACGGTGACCTGGGAGAGATCAGGATCATCAATATGCAGTTTGCCCACGGCTGGCACTCTGAAGAAGTTGAAGCCAATGATCCCGGCACCAAATGGAGAGTCTCTCCTGAAGTTGCCGGTCCGACTTATGTCCTTGGAGATATCGGTACTCACAGTCTTTATATGGCTGAACTTATGGTTCCTGATTTCAAAATTGAGAAACTCATGTGTTCCAGACAGAGCTTTATCAAGAGCAGGGCTCCCCTTGAGGATAATGCCTTTGTTCTGATGAATCTTAAGGGTGGTGCTGTTGCCAATCTCTGGGCGTCCGCTGTTAATGCCGGAGGCATACATGAGCAGAAAATCAGGGTAGTCGGCAGCAAGGCAAGTATTGAGTGGTGGGATGAGCATCCTAACCAGCTTTCATATGAAATTCAGGGTCAGCCTAAACAGCTTCTGGATCGAGGACATGGATATCTTTACAGTGATGATGCCTGTGTGGCTGCTGATAGAATCGGATGCGGACATTCTGAAGGTCTCTTCGAGTCCTGGTCCAATCTTTATAATGCATTCGGCTTTGCAATGAAAGCAGCTGATAACAATGATAAAAAGGCTCTGGAGAGTCTGGAATTCCCTGGAATTGACGCTGGAATTGATGGTGTCAAATTTCTGGAGAACTGTGTGGAGTCAGCAGACAACGGCTCTATATGGGTCGACTTTAAATAATAAATATCCCCGGATTTAATTCTATCTCCGGGGTATTCAAATCTTAAAAGCAAAAAATCTTAGCATCGACAAATCTTAGCACCAACAGGTAAATAGTAATGGATCAGGCCGCATCAGGTATTCTTAAAATCGTAATCTTTCTTCTACTGGGTGTTCTATTCAGAAAAAAATCTGTTCTGAATCAGCAAAGTATAGAAGGGTTGAAAAAAATAATTCTGTACCTGGCCATCCCCTCCATATTATTTCTCTCTTTTTCAAGGCTCGATTTTAATTTAAGTTTTTTACCCGTGACCGCAGCAGTATTCAGTATCAATTTTATTATGTTCTGGTTTGGAGTCCTGATTTTTAAATCAAGGGGTTCGAAACATAGACTACTGCCACTAAGCCTCTCTACAATGAATTTTGCTCTACTTGGAATACCCTTATATGATGCTGTTTATGGCATTGAAAATCTCCATCACTATACTGTCCTCGGGGTGGGTAATGAGATTTTTATCTGGTTTGTTTTCTACTTTATGTTCCGGTGGTTCTTGAGTTCAGAACATGCTGAATCCACTGAGTGGAAATCATTCTATAAGAATCCGGTTATCTGGGGAATTATTCTTGGCTGCATGGCCGGTCTGTTCAAAATTGATATTACTGCCGGTGATAACTTCATTGTCTCATCTGTCTCCGATGTAATAGTCAGTGCTTCAAAACTGACAACCCCTCTTATACTTGTTTTTATAGGGTTCAACATATCTCTTTCATCGAAATACACTTTCCAGAGTTTAAAGTATGTATTGTTGAGACTTACATCCATGTATTTCCTGGGATACATCATAAAATATTTTGTTATAGATCATTTTTTTGAACCTTCTAAGATGGGAAATTCTGCATATTTTTTGCTCCTTTCTCTTCCCCCTGTTTTCTCTCTTCCAATTCTTGCTGATGAGTATCTGGAGAGTGATGAACTTTTTCTGCTCAATAATGTAATTGTGCTGCATGCGGTGATTACAATAGTGCTTTTTTCTGTATATTCAATCTTTGTTAAATGAAATAATCAGGAGAGTGTATTCCAGCTTTTGTAATATTAAAAGAAGGCCGGTATACAAGTGATAGGCCGGCCTTCGATTCAATACTGATTAAAGTTCAATCTCCATAAAGGGGATGGCAAAAACCTTAATCCCCTCCTGTGGAAAGCGCTCTTTCACCTTCCTGATGCCCCTTGCATAGCTTCGGGCATTCTCTTCACTGCAGTAGATAATCAGCATGAAATTTTCTTCAGGCCATACTCCGTCTCCCTGCCGGGGAACCTGCCGCCCCTGTCCATGGACGCTTCCCACTCTTGAAAAGCGGAGATCCTCCACCTCAGTTCCCAGGGCATCTTTGATATCTTGTTCAACCGTATTATTGGCTATTATTTCCAGTCTGATCATTTATATTTCCTTCTGTTCATAAGGGCGAAAAGCAGGGGAGTTACAAAGAGGGTCATCAATGAGCTGACCAGGAGTCCCCCGATAATTGTCTGAGCAATAGGCTGCACCTGTTCCGTACCGGCTCCTCCCATAAAGGCAAGGGGATACATTCCCAGTATTGTGGTGAAAGTTGTCATCAGGATGGGTTTGAGTCGGTTCCCAGCCGCATTCACACAAGCCTCAACCAGATTCTCTCCCCGTTTGAGGAGCATCTTAGTATAGTCTACCATAACTATTCCATTGTTTACGACCAGACCCACAAGAACTACGAGTCCCACAGCAGACATTATGCTGAAGCTGGAGCCGGTGATAAGGTATAGAAGAACAACACCGATGAGCATCAGGGGAATTGTCATAAAGATGATAAAGGGATCTTTCAACGACTCAAACTGTGCCGCCATTACCCCAAAGACCAGGATCAGTGCAATAACCAGAATTATAACCATCTGGGTACCCTGTTCGGCTATGTCCTTGAAGTCTCCCCCCATGCTTATGGTGACACCATCGGGAACTATCACTTGATCTGCAAGCAGAGCATTGATATCAGCCTGGGCTTCAGTTGAAGAGTATCCTTGATTCAGTCCCCCCAGGATGTGGATGGTACGCTGTTCATTTTCTCTGCTGATGGCAACAGGTCCGGTACTTCTCTCCAGATGGGCAACATTGGATACGGCAATCCTGGTACCGGAACTATTTACAACAAAAATCTTGTTCAGGTCGGGGATGCTGCTTTTGTCCTCTTCTCTCAGAATAACCTGAACATCCAGTTCCTCTCCGTCTACCCTGTATCGGGTGGCGGTTTTTCCCTGAATACTGGCGCTGACTTCATTGGCTACAGTATACATATCCACACCCAGGCTGTAGGCCCTGTCTCTGTCGATAACCAGCTCGATCTGGGGCAGTCCCTTGTCCATATCCATACTGAGATCCTGTACTTTCGGCAGGTTTGCTTTCATCAGTTCAACTAAGTCATCAGAAAAGGATATTGCCTGATCAAGACTGTCTGACTGAATAACAAGGTCAACAGGATTACTGTTCCCCATTCCCGGTCTCATACTCGTAAACTCAAGTGTTGCCGCCGGGAAATCATTGAACCAGGTTCTTACCATGGTTTTCATCTCATCAGCCGTCATTGTCTGGTTCTGGTAATCAGGGAGTTTTACCTCAACAGATGCCTTATTGGATTCTACAGAACCACCGAACATGCCAGATTCCCCGATGGTTACAACCATATTTTCGTAATGACCGGCCATTTCATATTCTATATTATCAACCAGTTGACGGACCTGCTGCTCTGTTTCATCAAGAGCTGTACCAGTGGGCAGCTCCATGGATACCGTAAAAGAATCTTCACTCATGGACGGTGTCAAAACCATACCCATCTTAGGTATCTGCAACATGGTGAGTGCAAAGAGGAGAAAGATAAACAGCAGGGTTTTCTTTTTGTGATTCATCAATGCGGCAAGAAGCTTTTTGTAGCCATTATCCAGAGCATTGAAGCCTGCTTCAAAGGCATTATCTATTTTTTTCAGTGCCTTGTTTTTAAGAGGTTTCTGGGTTCTTGTTCTTACCTTGAGGTAGTTGGCCGACAGAGTAGGGACCAGTGTAATTGCTACTATCAGAGATACTGACATAGCGATGATAATGGTCCAAGAAAGAGATTTGAATATCTGCCCGAACATTCCGATGTTGTCTGCAAAAAGAACCATGGGGATAAATACACAGATCGTTGTCAGTGTAGATGCAGTTATTGATTTTACCATCTCTCTGTTTCCAAGGATGGCAGAGGCCTTGAGTCTGGTTCCCCGTTCTCTGTAGCGGAAAATATTTTCAAGAATAACAATAGAGTTGTCTACAACCATTCCCAGACCGAGGATTATCCCGGTAAGTGTCATAAGGTTCAATGACAGGCCCATGAAATACATAAACAGGATTGTCACAAAAATAGATATGGGGATGGAGAGGGCAATGATCAATGTACTGGACCAGGTTCGTAAAAAGAAAAAGAGTACAACCATGGCCAGGAGGATTCCCTGAAAGAGTGAGCTGTAGGTCTGATTCATAACGGAACGAATAGAAGAGGAGCTATCAGAAAGAACCAATACTTCCATTCCTGCAGGAAGAGCATTGTTGATACTTTTAATTTCATCCTGAATCTTGTCGGAAACATCTATACTGTTGGCATCTGACTCTTTCTGCACTGAAAGAGTTATACCTGTGAGACCGTTTATATAGACCCGATTTTCTTCATCTTCAAAAGCCAGAGAGACTTCAGCCACATCTTTGAGGCGTATAACTTTAGATGAGCTGTCAGGTCCGCCTGCAATATTTGAGATAATCACATTTTCAATATCTTCAAGACTGCTGAATTCCGCATCTGTTCTTATCAGAAAATCTGTCCCTTTTTCTTCAATACTTCCGGAGCCCAGCTGATAATTCTGTGCAGCCAGAGAGGATGATACACGGCTCAGGGTCAAATTATAGGCTTCAAGGCGATTTTGAGACACATCGATTCTGACAATCTCCTGCTGTCCTCCCTTAACAGATACAGTCGCCACTCCGCTTATCCTTTCAACAAGAGGCTGAATTGTATCTTCGGCGACTTTACGCAGTTCATTCTGGGATTGAGAGCCTTCGACTGCCAGGGTCATGACGGGCATCATGTCTGAACTCATCTTAAATATAATGGGGCTGTTAGCATCATCGGGGATCATATTTGATGCCAGTTCGAGTTTATCTCGAACATCATTTGTTGCAAGATCAAGATCTTTTGAAAAATCAAATTCAAGCATAATCATACTGGACCCTTCGGAAGAGGTAGAGCTTATCTCTTTAAGATCACTCACATTGGAAAGCTGCTGTTCCAGCATTTCTGTGACATTTTTTTCAACATCCTCCGGTCCTGCCCCCGGATATGAGGTCATGACCAGGATTGAAGGCATTTCCATATCGGGAAACATCTCTACCGGGATACTCGGAACAAGAAAAGCAGCCAATCCTATAAGAAGGGCAAAAACAATGGAGACTGCAACGGGTCTGTTAACTACGGTTTCGGTGATATTCATTTACAGTATTTCCTTATGAGTTTACTTTCACAGCAGACCCGGGCTGCAGCATTGTCTGTCCCAGGGTTACAAGCTGTTCACCTTCTGAGATGCCGCTTAAAACGATGGTTCTTCCATCTATGGAGAGTCCAGTTTCAATGATTTTCATTTCAGCCTTCATATCCTGGGAGATTACATAAACATATTTCCCGTCTTCAGAGTTCTGAATGCTGTTGCTTGGAATCACCAGGGCATTTGTGTATTTGGCTGTAATTAAATATGCCGATCCGAACATTCCGGATTTTATTCTTTTATCTGTTTTATCAAGATTCAGTTTTATTTCCAGTGTCCTGGAGTTTCTGTCCAGCACGGGGCTGATCTCAGTAATGGAAGCCTCAAAGAATTCATTTTCATAGGGTTCAAAACTGATCAGGGCCTTCTGACCGAGTGCTACAGAGGCCATATCTTTCTCTGATATAAAACTCTGAATCTGCAGTGATGAGAGGTCTCCCACTGTAGCCAGGGGGACTTGAGGAGAGGATATGGTAGCTCCCACGTTATAGGGCAGGTCCGTAATCGTTCCGTTGATGGTGGATTTAACAGGGCTTGCAACATATTTCTGTCCAGGCAGAGAAGGGTCTACTTCTGCAATGATATCTCCCTTGCGTACATAGGTACCAAGGCTTACATTGAGTTTTGTCAGTTTTCCCGTGGCATCCGGATAGATTTCAACAGTTGTTTCTGCAATAACATCTCCATTGAACTTCAGGTAATCTTCAATACTGCTCAGTTCAATGCTTTGAGTCAGGACTGTGTAAACAGTCTCTTCCTCTATTTTATTTTTGGGAGCTCTCGGACCAATCTGTGCTTTTTGAGCATTCTCGGAAATGGGGGCATTGCTTATGAGAGTATTAATTCCCATGCCACCAATAACTACAACAATCAGGATAATCAGTACAAGCCCTGTGATTCGGCCTTTCTTCTCTTTTTTCTTATTCATATAACCCTCCGGCAATTTAAATTCAGTTCTTATACCGGATAGTAATGCAGGATCTGTGCCAAGTTCTGTAAGTTGTGTTTAGAGGGGTTTAAAAGCTGATTTCAGGAGAGGAGCTGTGCAGATATTGCGCAGTTCTCAACAAATGCACAGCTCGGTGAGGGAAATGGAATTATTCCGCTTTGTCCAGATTGAATTCCTGTATTTTGTTTATAATTGTACGCCGGGATATACCCAGCTCTTTCGCAGCTCGGCTGCGGTTCCCTTCCCATCGCCTGAGGGCCTGGATAATTGACTCTTTCTCCATCTCTTTCAGAGTGCGTCCCGCCTTTCCTGATTCCAGTGCGGTCATTGTAGAAACCGGAGCCTGAAGGTCTATGTCCGTATCCTGAAGTTCATTGCCTTCACAGAAAATCATGGATCTCTCCAGAATATTTTCGAGTTCTCTGATATTTCCGGGAAAATCATGGGTTTTCAAAATCTCCCAGGCCTTGTCTGAGAGCCCCTGCAGATTTAGATCCATTTTTTGGTTCAGTTTTTCAATAAGGAAACCCGTCAGCCGGGGAAGATCATCCATGCGTTCCCGAAGGGAGGGAATCTCCAGCCGGGCTATATTGAGTCTGTAATACAGGTCTTCACGGAACAGACCCTCTTTGACCATCTCTTCCAGTCTGCGGTTAGTGGCTGTAATAATACGGGCTGTAATGTCTATCTCTTCCAGTCCTCCAAGACGGCGGAACTTCTTTTCCTGTAAGACCCGGAGCATCTTTACCTGCAAAGAGAGGGGCATTTCACCAATTTCATCCAGAAAAAGACTCCCCCCCGATGCCTGCTCAATGAGACCTTTTTTTTGTTTATCAGCCCCTGTAAAGGCCCCTTTTTCATAGCCGAAGAGCTCACTTTCAATAAGATTTTCGGGGACTCCTCCAATATTTACAGGAATAAAGGGTGCATCTTTCTGGGCAGAGTTCTGATGGAGTGTCCGGGCAGTTACTTCTTTTCCCACTCCGCTTGCACCGGTTATCAGTACTGTCGCATTGGTGGATGCAACACGGAGGAGGCGTTTCTGCAGTAGAATCATTGCTTTAGAGCTCCCGTTGAAATACTCATCACCCAGAGTGTTCATACCCTCCTGCATACCCTCCTGCATATCTTCTGAAACAAGAAGATTTTCTTTCAGAGCTAATAATTTATCCAGAAGGATTTCGGGGTCGAAGGGTTTGACAATATAATCGACGGCACCGATTTTCAGGGCATCAACTGCATCATTAACCTGACCGAAGGCAGATATCATTGTCACCGGAAAGGGCTGTTCCTGAGTCTGAAGCCATGCAAGTAATTCCAGCCCCGACATTCCCGGCATTTTAAGATCAAATATTCCCGCATCATATTCATTGTTTTCAATAAATCTTTGAGCAGAAAAGGCATTTTCCGCACTGTCTACGGTGAAACCATCCTGTTCCAGTAATATTTTGAGACTTTCGCGGATGTTTTTTTCATCATCAACAACCAGAATCCTCATGATAGATGCTCCTCTTTCTCCAGCAGAGGGAAGGTTATACGGACTGATGTTCCCATACCGGGGTCGGATTCTATTTTAAGGTCTCCATGGGCGGCACTGACAAAGCTGTGGACGATTGCAAGTCCTATTCCTGATCCTGTGGATTTTGTTGTAAAGAAGGGATCAAAAAGATGCTTCAGATTTTCCGGAGGAATACCCTTGCCCTTATCTTTTACAATGAGGACTACCTGATCATCCTTTGTATCCAGATCTATGCTTATATCAGAATGGTCACTTTCACTTTGAAGGGCATTATTGAGTAGATTTTCCAGTATGGATCTAAAGCGGTCAGGATCAATGTGAACCGGAAATACATCATCTCTGGTACTGTAACTCAAATTATGGCTGTAACGTTTCATAGTTTTACTTACTTCAATGTTTAAGTCGCAACGCTGGGGTTCCCCTTCGGGATGCCTCAGGTAATCACCTACGCGCTCTGTCAGAAGAGAGAGACGATCCACTTCCTCATTGATAATCCGCAGGGATTCTTCGTGGAGCCGGCAGGATGATCTTTTTATTATGGTGGACTGAAGGCGGATGCTGCTTAGAGGGTTTTTTATCTCATGAGTCAGAGTGCGGGCTGCTGTTCCCAGAACCACCAGACGCTCCTGTTCGCCAATCTGTTTTCTGTAGGATATATTTTTCGTATACAAGTGCCAGATAAAGAATACAATAGAGATTATGATGACGGGGATGATGAACTGCAGCAGCTTGAATTTCTGAACTGTTGAATATATCAGGGGATCAATTATTTCCACATAGGTATAGCGAATCATCTGCTCCCTGTATTCTTTACTTTGGGTCTCGATATTCTGTGTATATCCTTGATTATATTTTTCGATGTCCTCCATATTTCTGAAAATAGGGATAAAGGGATTCATCATATCCCTCTGGATGACAATACTCTTTCTTTCCTTGTTGAAAAAAGGCCTTTCAGAAGTAGATTCAATCTTTGGACGGGCAGTGCCATGGATATAGAGAGGATCTCCGTAGTAGTTATAGAATGCAAATCCCAGGATCTGTGCTGTCATCTGATCATCCAGAGATTCTCCGGATGTATACAAATTGTAATAGCGTCCCAGTAATTTTTCATATTCCAGGAGAAGGCTGACCTGTTTATGCTGAATATGGGTTTCAATAATTATGACACCCATAACAGAGAACAGTACAAAAATCAGTATCAGCAGATAGATTAAGAATCTTTTTTCATTCATATTGCTTGTAATTATATGTGTATATAGGGGCTGTGACAAACGCATCAGATTTTTTCACATTATTGTACATTTCGAATCTCCATTACACTGTTAATATCTGCATTAAGCGCCAATTCCATGTCCAGAATTCCTGCAAGATATCTGTATTTACTCAAGAGTAGATCCTGATGAGCTGATAACAGTTTATTCTGTGCATCTTCAACATCCAGGAGCTCGGATGTTCCCTGAGAATAGGCGGCTTCTGTCATTTCATAAGTTTTCTGTGCCAGCTCTACAGAAAGTTCTGATGTCTCTATATTCGTCCATGCTCCCTCGAGAGTCATAATAAGAGATCTAATCTCCTGTTCTGCATTATTCATGGTATTCTCCACCTGAATAGAGGACTTTTCAACATTTCTGCCGGCACTGTTTATTGATGTCCTGTCACTGGAACCGGGAATAAAACCATCTATGGGAACACTCAAGTAAGCAGATATTGTTGCACTGTCTGACCAGGAGGGTTCTTCACTGAGACTTGTTATACCATTATCCCATTTTGCAGATAGAGACAGGGACGGGGCCATTTTTCCTGCTTTTAGCAGTTTTTCCTTATTTTCAAGGATCTCCCTGTTTTTCTGACTGCTCTGCACATCGAGTCTTCCTGTAAGGAAAGTATCCACAAGAACTTGAGCTTCCAGTTCTATCTGCGTCACTGTTAAATCCCCCTGGAGTTCAATTCTTTGGGAAAGATCCATTCCCAGAAGATTCTGAAAGGCCATAAGCTGATTTTCATAGGCTGTTTTGACATCCTGATAGGCTGGTTTTAACAGTTCAACAGAGTTCTGAGCCTGCAGGACATTTAACTCTGAAACCAGGCCGTTCTGAAAGTTAACCAGGGCCTGTTCATAGCGTTTCTGTGCCAGATCAATACTCTTCTGCTTGAGGAGTACATTTTCCTCAGAAGCCAGCAGATACTTGAACTGTTTTCGAATGGATGCTTCCAGACTTTTCTGATTATTCTCATACACAATTGACTGGGCCTCATACCCAAGGGAGGAGGCTTCCATGGAGTAAAAGTTTGTCAGGCCGAGGGGGAGTGAAATCCCTCCGCCAAAACTCATACTCCACGGATCTCCGGATGTCTGCATTGATTCAGTACTGAGAAATTCATCTTTTCGGGATACTCCGGCACTTGCGGAGAAGCTGGGGAGGAAATTATTCCATCTGTTATTTTTTTCCTCTTCACTGTTTTGATAATCCAGAGAAGAGCTTCTCAGGGACAGGTTTTGTGTCATCCCCAATTCAACGGCCTTCTCTTCTGTCAGTGTTAATGGCTCCTCTGCATATATAAATCCTGTTATAGCGATAACGCCAAGAAATCCCAAAATTAACTTTCTCATATTCATACCTTAAATGTTTGATATTTAAGATAGCGCAATTATTGTGCCAAGTGGCGAAATGGGCTTTGTGTGCAGCGAGAGGATGAGATGACGGGGAGACGCTGTGAAAAAAATGCACAGTTTACATGTTTTTCACAGTTCTTTTTCAGGATTTATTAAATGTTCGTTCCTCTCAAGATCTGGCTAAACTTGTAGATAAGCAGAGTCATCAAGTATTCAGCAAAAAATTGTCAGAAAGATGTCGTTGTCAGCATCAGGAATACACAGCTAGAACATCTCAGTAATATGCATCAGACGTTATATTCTATCTGAAAGTGCATTCTTCAACTCTGAATTCTCAATCGTAGTAATATCCAGAGTATCTAGAAATCCAGGATATCTTAAAACAGGATTAACAATATTATCCGGAAGTTTTGATATAATTTCACCAAAAGATCTATGGGCAATAGTCGAAATATCGGCAAGTTTTTTGCGGCTTTCTCCTTGAGGTATTTGTCTCTGAGCAGGATACCCGCAACCAGATTGCACACTGAAGAGACGCTGGATCAAAAAATCAAGATTCACATCACCGGCCCAGCCATAGCCCTGATTAAGGGCTAGAGAAATACAGTTTCCACCATTGATCTGGGTAAACAACCAGGCATCAAGAGGGGTCAGTATATGCCCGCAGAAGACTCCGGGATACTGCATGACCGAGTTTAGGAATCCTTGCCCTGTACCGCATCCCCCTATGACATAATCCACTCTTTTGGAATTCAGAAGCAGACCGGCCATAAATCCAGTATGTATATATTGCAGTTCAGGATTTTCACCCTTAAACTTCATACCGCAATTCACAATGCTGTGATCTGTATTCTCCAAAGCCTGTAGAATATCTTTATTTTTATCTGCAGCACTTGTTTCACTGATAACAGCTATCTTCATCCTTTTTTCTCCATTATGATTTTTTTCAGAGTCATCTCAATATTTTCAGTATTCATTCCGTATTTTGTGAATAGAGGTTCATTGTCTCCGGATTCCAGGAACAGATCCTGAAAACCAAGTCGGGTGACACGGCAGGGATACTCTTCAGCAACCGCAGAACAAACTGCTTCACCTAATCCTCCGATGACACTGTGATTCTCAACAGTCACAATATGCCCGAATTCACGGGCCGCAGCACTCACGGCTGCCTTGTCCAGAGGTTTGACTGTACCCATATGTATTACCTTTACGGACAATCCTTGCTTTTTCAGATTTTCAGCAGCCAAAAGGGCCTTTGGGGTCATCATACCTGTCGAAATAACAACTGCATCTTTCCCATCATGTATGGTTTTCGCCTTTCCGAACTCGAAAATTTCATTTTCTGAGAATATGACAGGAACAGGGCAGCGTACTGTTCTCAGATACACAGGCCCTGGTATTTTCATAGCTGCGATTGTGGCCAAACGGGTTTCCACAGGATCTGCCGGAATT
It contains:
- a CDS encoding sigma-54 dependent transcriptional regulator; this translates as MRILVVDDEKNIRESLKILLEQDGFTVDSAENAFSAQRFIENNEYDAGIFDLKMPGMSGLELLAWLQTQEQPFPVTMISAFGQVNDAVDALKIGAVDYIVKPFDPEILLDKLLALKENLLVSEDMQEGMQEGMNTLGDEYFNGSSKAMILLQKRLLRVASTNATVLITGASGVGKEVTARTLHQNSAQKDAPFIPVNIGGVPENLIESELFGYEKGAFTGADKQKKGLIEQASGGSLFLDEIGEMPLSLQVKMLRVLQEKKFRRLGGLEEIDITARIITATNRRLEEMVKEGLFREDLYYRLNIARLEIPSLRERMDDLPRLTGFLIEKLNQKMDLNLQGLSDKAWEILKTHDFPGNIRELENILERSMIFCEGNELQDTDIDLQAPVSTMTALESGKAGRTLKEMEKESIIQALRRWEGNRSRAAKELGISRRTIINKIQEFNLDKAE
- a CDS encoding PAS domain-containing sensor histidine kinase; protein product: MNEKRFLIYLLILIFVLFSVMGVIIIETHIQHKQVSLLLEYEKLLGRYYNLYTSGESLDDQMTAQILGFAFYNYYGDPLYIHGTARPKIESTSERPFFNKERKSIVIQRDMMNPFIPIFRNMEDIEKYNQGYTQNIETQSKEYREQMIRYTYVEIIDPLIYSTVQKFKLLQFIIPVIIISIVFFIWHLYTKNISYRKQIGEQERLVVLGTAARTLTHEIKNPLSSIRLQSTIIKRSSCRLHEESLRIINEEVDRLSLLTERVGDYLRHPEGEPQRCDLNIEVSKTMKRYSHNLSYSTRDDVFPVHIDPDRFRSILENLLNNALQSESDHSDISIDLDTKDDQVVLIVKDKGKGIPPENLKHLFDPFFTTKSTGSGIGLAIVHSFVSAAHGDLKIESDPGMGTSVRITFPLLEKEEHLS
- a CDS encoding TolC family protein, with amino-acid sequence MRKLILGFLGVIAITGFIYAEEPLTLTEEKAVELGMTQNLSLRSSSLDYQNSEEEKNNRWNNFLPSFSASAGVSRKDEFLSTESMQTSGDPWSMSFGGGISLPLGLTNFYSMEASSLGYEAQSIVYENNQKSLEASIRKQFKYLLASEENVLLKQKSIDLAQKRYEQALVNFQNGLVSELNVLQAQNSVELLKPAYQDVKTAYENQLMAFQNLLGMDLSQRIELQGDLTVTQIELEAQVLVDTFLTGRLDVQSSQKNREILENKEKLLKAGKMAPSLSLSAKWDNGITSLSEEPSWSDSATISAYLSVPIDGFIPGSSDRTSINSAGRNVEKSSIQVENTMNNAEQEIRSLIMTLEGAWTNIETSELSVELAQKTYEMTEAAYSQGTSELLDVEDAQNKLLSAHQDLLLSKYRYLAGILDMELALNADINSVMEIRNVQ
- a CDS encoding RpiB/LacA/LacB family sugar-phosphate isomerase; the protein is MKIAVISETSAADKNKDILQALENTDHSIVNCGMKFKGENPELQYIHTGFMAGLLLNSKRVDYVIGGCGTGQGFLNSVMQYPGVFCGHILTPLDAWLFTQINGGNCISLALNQGYGWAGDVNLDFLIQRLFSVQSGCGYPAQRQIPQGESRKKLADISTIAHRSFGEIISKLPDNIVNPVLRYPGFLDTLDITTIENSELKNALSDRI
- a CDS encoding transketolase family protein, whose amino-acid sequence is MKRRTMSRGDSIMPRVVFGETLVELGDMIPELVVLDADVGASTQTALFRDAFPNRFYQMGIAEANMVGVAAGLSTQGLIPFVSTFAIFLSKRAGDQVRNTIALPKANVKLNGAYGGLPTGKAGASHSAIEDVAIMRAIPGMPIIIPADPVETRLATIAAMKIPGPVYLRTVRCPVPVIFSENEIFEFGKAKTIHDGKDAVVISTGMMTPKALLAAENLKKQGLSVKVIHMGTVKPLDKAAVSAAAREFGHIVTVENHSVIGGLGEAVCSAVAEEYPCRVTRLGFQDLFLESGDNEPLFTKYGMNTENIEMTLKKIIMEKKG